From Chryseobacterium joostei, the proteins below share one genomic window:
- a CDS encoding S8 family peptidase: MKTKFNFSTLLVFCFFFSFGQVPSDRNHQSDVIYVCFSKDIESEKAAFSKNSDLEKFARENGISFTYDLDFNDKKINEMMESSKMNGNSGESVQKLKRIFKANFHLKNDETSQKLIQTLERFPEIEYVSVMSGTPIEPPVVNMFVATPDLESLQTYLNDNPGINAKYAWSRGITGQNIRIRDVEYGFYKTHEMLSNQNSIQLEPGYTPNSGLSNNNYRDHGTAVVSILGSIKDNIGLTGAVYNASEIKGYMEWTTVGYNRASAVSRSINASQAGDIILYEMQTGGKDGQYCPAEYDSVIWDLTKAATDSGIIIVAAAGNGNQDLDDPFYAAYRARGNSGAIIVGAGTPNTTHSKQSFSTFGSRVDVQGWGSSVLAAGYGSYQKYDNDNNRTYNYFSGTSSATPTVASAAVLVQSFYRQTTGQYLSPAAMKNLLVSTGIPQGGTDVNKKIGPLPNVRNAILQLESKFVSPVKTLSPLEVKIYPNPSSSSIAIQNIENKKLDIEIFNMYGRSVIKSTVSSDEKISISHLPAGQYIININEGQRRVVEKFTKL; encoded by the coding sequence ATGAAAACAAAATTTAATTTTTCTACACTGTTAGTGTTTTGTTTCTTCTTCTCTTTTGGTCAGGTACCATCTGACCGTAATCATCAAAGTGATGTAATTTACGTTTGCTTTTCCAAGGATATTGAGTCTGAAAAAGCAGCATTCAGCAAAAATTCGGATCTGGAAAAATTTGCCAGAGAAAACGGAATTTCATTTACCTATGACCTTGACTTTAATGACAAAAAAATTAATGAAATGATGGAAAGCAGTAAAATGAATGGAAATTCCGGAGAGTCTGTTCAAAAACTGAAAAGAATATTTAAAGCGAATTTTCATCTGAAGAATGATGAAACATCTCAAAAGCTTATTCAAACCTTAGAAAGATTTCCTGAAATAGAATATGTATCTGTAATGAGCGGTACCCCCATTGAACCTCCAGTAGTGAATATGTTTGTAGCAACTCCCGATCTTGAAAGCCTGCAAACTTACCTGAATGACAACCCCGGAATCAATGCAAAGTATGCATGGTCACGAGGAATTACAGGACAAAACATCAGAATCCGTGATGTGGAGTATGGTTTTTATAAAACTCATGAAATGCTGTCCAATCAAAATTCTATACAATTGGAACCCGGATATACACCTAATTCAGGATTATCAAATAACAACTACAGAGATCACGGAACAGCTGTGGTAAGTATTTTAGGATCTATAAAGGATAATATCGGTCTTACGGGTGCTGTTTACAATGCTTCAGAAATAAAGGGATATATGGAATGGACAACTGTTGGCTACAACAGAGCATCAGCAGTAAGCAGATCCATCAATGCTTCTCAGGCCGGAGACATCATTTTGTATGAAATGCAGACGGGTGGAAAAGACGGTCAATATTGCCCTGCTGAGTACGACAGCGTGATTTGGGATCTTACCAAAGCGGCTACAGATTCAGGGATTATCATCGTTGCGGCAGCTGGTAATGGAAATCAGGACTTGGATGACCCTTTTTATGCAGCATATAGAGCCAGAGGGAACAGCGGGGCCATTATTGTAGGGGCCGGAACCCCTAATACTACCCATTCTAAACAAAGCTTCAGTACGTTTGGAAGCAGAGTTGATGTACAGGGATGGGGAAGCAGTGTTTTGGCAGCAGGATATGGTTCTTACCAGAAATATGACAATGATAACAACAGAACTTACAATTATTTCAGTGGAACAAGCTCTGCAACTCCTACGGTAGCTTCTGCAGCAGTATTGGTTCAGTCTTTTTATCGTCAGACTACAGGACAATACCTGAGTCCGGCTGCCATGAAAAATCTTTTGGTATCTACAGGAATCCCTCAGGGCGGTACAGATGTTAATAAAAAGATAGGACCGCTTCCGAATGTAAGAAATGCTATATTACAATTGGAAAGTAAATTTGTATCTCCGGTGAAAACACTATCTCCATTAGAGGTAAAAATCTATCCGAACCCGTCTAGCAGCTCTATTGCCATTCAAAATATTGAAAATAAAAAACTGGATATTGAAATCTTCAATATGTATGGAAGATCAGTTATAAAAAGCACTGTTTCGTCAGATGAAAAGATTAGTATTTCTCATCTGCCTGCAGGCCAGTACATCATCAATATTAATGAGGGACAAAGAAGAGTGGTTGAAAAATTCACAAAACTATAA
- the dtd gene encoding D-aminoacyl-tRNA deacylase: protein MKIVIQRVSEASVKVDGKIVGEIGKGLMLLVGIDENDEKTDADWLVQKVVNLRIFGDEDDKLNLSVKDISGEILCISQFTLIADYKKGNRPSFIKAAKPDKAIPLFDYFKEEIAKSGLKTESGIFGADMKVSLINDGPVTIIMDSITKS, encoded by the coding sequence ATGAAAATCGTTATACAAAGAGTCTCAGAAGCCAGCGTAAAAGTAGACGGAAAAATAGTTGGTGAAATTGGTAAAGGCTTAATGCTGCTGGTAGGTATTGATGAGAATGATGAAAAGACAGATGCTGACTGGCTGGTACAAAAAGTAGTAAACCTCAGGATCTTTGGTGATGAAGATGACAAACTCAATCTTTCGGTGAAAGATATCTCAGGAGAGATTCTGTGCATTAGCCAGTTTACTTTGATTGCAGATTACAAAAAAGGCAACCGCCCTTCTTTCATTAAAGCGGCCAAACCTGATAAGGCCATTCCATTATTTGATTATTTTAAAGAAGAAATAGCAAAGTCTGGTCTTAAAACTGAAAGCGGTATTTTCGGAGCGGATATGAAGGTTTCATTGATCAATGACGGGCCAGTTACCATCATTATGGATTCCATTACAAAAAGTTAA
- the greA gene encoding transcription elongation factor GreA translates to MASYVTKEGLEKMKAELEQLETVERPKITQQIAEARDKGDLSENAEYDAAKEAQGMLEMRISKLKDVISTSKIIDESQLDTSKVSILTTVKLKNNATKQEQVFKLVPDNESDLKTGKISVNTPIAKGLLGKAIGETAEITLPNGNKLSFEVLDISL, encoded by the coding sequence ATGGCAAGCTATGTAACAAAGGAGGGCCTAGAGAAAATGAAAGCTGAGCTGGAACAGTTAGAAACTGTGGAGAGACCAAAAATCACTCAGCAGATCGCAGAGGCAAGAGACAAAGGAGATTTGTCTGAAAATGCAGAGTACGATGCGGCTAAAGAGGCTCAGGGGATGCTTGAAATGAGAATTTCTAAGCTGAAGGATGTTATCTCAACTTCTAAGATTATAGACGAAAGCCAATTAGATACTTCAAAAGTTTCAATCTTAACAACAGTGAAACTTAAAAATAATGCGACTAAACAAGAGCAGGTATTTAAATTGGTACCGGATAACGAAAGTGACCTTAAAACAGGGAAAATTTCTGTAAACACACCGATCGCAAAAGGTTTGTTAGGAAAAGCTATTGGCGAAACTGCAGAAATTACCTTACCAAACGGTAATAAGCTTTCATTCGAAGTATTAGACATCTCTTTATAG
- a CDS encoding HIT family protein — translation MSTIFTKIINGEIPSYKIAEDENFIAFLDAMPLVKGHTLVVPKKEVDLIFDLESEEYKNLWGFTQEVAKKIKTAIPCVRVGVAVVGLEVPHAHIHLIPLNQVEDMNFRNERLKLTNEEYTEIQNSIINS, via the coding sequence ATGAGCACTATATTCACAAAAATCATCAATGGCGAAATTCCCTCCTATAAAATTGCAGAGGATGAAAACTTTATCGCATTTTTAGACGCAATGCCTTTGGTGAAAGGACATACCTTAGTAGTTCCTAAAAAAGAAGTGGATTTGATTTTTGATCTTGAAAGTGAAGAATACAAAAACCTTTGGGGATTTACCCAAGAGGTAGCCAAGAAGATCAAAACTGCAATTCCATGTGTAAGAGTTGGAGTAGCGGTTGTAGGACTTGAAGTTCCTCATGCCCACATTCATCTTATTCCTTTAAACCAGGTGGAGGACATGAACTTTAGAAATGAAAGATTAAAATTAACGAACGAAGAATATACAGAGATTCAAAACTCAATTATTAATTCTTAA
- the clpX gene encoding ATP-dependent Clp protease ATP-binding subunit ClpX produces the protein MNSNQCSFCGRKRSEVQMLISGQNGFICENCIEQAHTIVKDSASKSGYSPADNMEDLKKPKEIKVFLDQYVIGQDQAKKQLSIAVYNHYKRLLHAQDENREVELEKSNIIMIGETGTGKTLLAKTIARELNVPFCIVDATILTEAGYVGEDVESILSRLLMVADYDVEKAEKGIVFIDEIDKIARKSDNPSITRDVSGEGVQQGLLKLLEGSIVNVPPQGGRKHPDQKYIQVNTQNILFIAGGAFDGIKEIIERRMNKQAIGFSSEKINKTDEEEYVLTNINAVDLRSFGLIPELLGRFPIITYLDKLTKETLVRIMKEPKNSIVNQFVELFKMDGTDLVITDGAIERIVEETIEKGLGARGLRGTTEKVLEDYMFSIGEEKKIVLTEDNILINR, from the coding sequence ATGAATTCAAACCAGTGTTCTTTCTGCGGCAGAAAAAGAAGTGAAGTACAGATGTTGATTTCCGGGCAGAACGGTTTTATTTGTGAAAATTGTATAGAGCAGGCGCATACTATAGTTAAAGATAGTGCGTCCAAATCAGGATATTCACCTGCAGACAATATGGAAGATCTTAAAAAACCAAAAGAAATTAAGGTATTTCTGGACCAATACGTGATTGGTCAGGACCAAGCAAAGAAACAGCTTTCAATTGCTGTATACAACCATTATAAAAGATTGCTTCATGCCCAGGATGAAAACAGGGAAGTAGAGCTTGAAAAGTCAAATATCATCATGATAGGAGAGACGGGGACCGGAAAAACCCTGTTGGCAAAAACTATTGCCAGAGAACTTAATGTTCCTTTCTGTATTGTGGATGCCACTATTTTAACAGAAGCCGGCTATGTAGGAGAAGATGTTGAAAGTATCCTTTCAAGACTATTGATGGTAGCAGACTATGACGTGGAAAAGGCAGAAAAAGGAATTGTCTTTATTGACGAAATTGATAAAATTGCCAGAAAATCTGATAACCCTAGCATTACAAGAGATGTTTCCGGAGAAGGAGTACAGCAGGGATTACTGAAATTATTGGAGGGAAGTATTGTAAACGTTCCGCCGCAGGGAGGAAGAAAGCATCCTGACCAAAAGTATATTCAGGTAAATACTCAAAACATTCTGTTTATTGCAGGAGGTGCTTTTGATGGTATTAAGGAAATCATCGAAAGAAGAATGAATAAGCAGGCGATTGGCTTCAGTTCTGAAAAGATCAATAAAACGGATGAAGAAGAATATGTATTAACAAATATTAATGCAGTCGATCTTCGTTCTTTCGGGTTAATTCCTGAACTTTTAGGAAGATTTCCAATCATTACTTATCTCGATAAGCTTACGAAAGAAACGTTAGTGAGAATTATGAAAGAGCCTAAAAACTCAATCGTAAATCAATTTGTGGAACTTTTCAAAATGGATGGCACAGATTTGGTTATTACAGACGGTGCAATTGAAAGAATTGTAGAAGAAACTATCGAAAAAGGATTAGGAGCAAGAGGTCTAAGAGGGACCACTGAGAAAGTCTTGGAAGACTATATGTTTTCAATCGGAGAGGAGAAAAAGATTGTCTTAACAGAAGATAATATTTTGATTAATAGATAA
- a CDS encoding T9SS type A sorting domain-containing protein, producing MRKSLFAIGLLAISYSVQAQILCHVDTNANMYVSEGTLVYSGGGVQTRGNGLLDVHGNIMVVGSGTDAFKTIDAGGGDKTDGGNIVLRLNTPATYASSTYGQLYIDGLSQSNVTGIVSKEYLTDKQGTGNYFQQIALPFFGKAYNSLSTELGKTFGTVRDIQNTNNVNNDLILQWNNLQAKSDHVTSLASTTSNGTGYYMLGSRNNNLNLNVPPTPASVYTLNGRPYAPLASVSLQNGGNVYFGPNGNGANSYGEAYNSYLQDQFDLPNGAWSPTYGKNIYQFGNPFLTNLDLSKIGFIENGTVTDGNNVSNIMGIEYTSGNVVTLANGYTYTTGALTQTFNLDGTPVGDIGLLIKPMQPFIIKLRDNSAQTLNFNTLRRFKNSVRANGTDYNVNAARVSNKSNSASVKQLGVIGLDASGNEIARTYYVVSPTATTGHQISIATTVQAAASSASPIGTFEEALNGGYDPNYNAKYWLYINEASESNFLGKDILLYNFDYSKPDKKIVSYKFEIRENAELIPAGVHNLSSGIGFFYKASNGTVQEAKQGDVIPVSSKSYNLYYGAPDRGSLATKETETLSRTMVVYNPAISNYIVRFDPDWRKADIEVYDMSGKLIISKKSVDASRDFVIELDGSVKSSYIVKVVSDKGVIVNTKILK from the coding sequence ATGAGAAAAAGTTTATTTGCTATAGGTCTTTTAGCAATTAGTTACTCTGTTCAGGCGCAGATACTATGTCATGTTGACACTAATGCTAATATGTATGTGAGCGAAGGCACCCTAGTTTATAGCGGTGGAGGTGTACAAACAAGAGGTAATGGCCTTTTGGACGTGCATGGAAATATCATGGTTGTAGGATCTGGTACGGACGCTTTTAAAACAATCGATGCTGGCGGAGGTGATAAAACCGATGGCGGAAACATTGTTTTAAGACTAAATACCCCTGCTACTTATGCGAGTTCCACGTATGGTCAGTTGTATATCGATGGATTATCCCAGTCCAATGTCACGGGTATTGTAAGTAAAGAATACTTGACTGATAAACAAGGTACAGGCAATTACTTCCAACAGATTGCCCTTCCTTTCTTTGGAAAGGCCTACAATTCATTATCAACAGAATTAGGTAAAACATTTGGTACAGTAAGAGATATCCAAAATACTAATAATGTAAACAATGATTTGATTTTGCAATGGAATAACCTCCAAGCTAAATCTGACCATGTTACAAGTTTAGCAAGTACAACAAGCAACGGTACAGGATATTATATGTTAGGTTCTAGAAATAATAACCTAAACTTAAATGTTCCACCAACTCCTGCTTCTGTATATACGTTGAACGGAAGACCATATGCGCCGCTAGCTTCTGTATCTTTACAGAATGGTGGAAATGTATATTTCGGTCCTAACGGTAATGGAGCAAATAGTTATGGGGAAGCTTATAACTCTTACCTTCAAGATCAGTTCGATCTCCCTAATGGAGCATGGAGCCCAACGTATGGTAAAAATATTTACCAATTTGGAAATCCATTTTTAACAAATTTAGATCTTTCAAAGATTGGTTTTATTGAAAACGGAACAGTTACAGATGGTAATAATGTTAGTAACATCATGGGTATTGAATATACTTCAGGGAATGTGGTTACTTTAGCCAATGGGTATACCTACACTACTGGTGCATTAACGCAAACGTTTAATTTAGATGGAACGCCTGTTGGAGATATTGGATTACTTATTAAACCTATGCAGCCATTTATTATAAAGCTTAGAGATAACTCAGCGCAGACTCTGAACTTTAACACCCTTAGACGTTTCAAGAATTCAGTAAGAGCTAATGGAACTGACTATAATGTAAATGCTGCAAGAGTTAGCAATAAATCAAACAGCGCAAGTGTTAAACAGCTTGGTGTTATTGGTCTTGATGCAAGCGGTAACGAAATTGCACGAACTTATTATGTAGTTTCTCCTACAGCAACTACAGGACACCAGATTTCTATTGCAACTACGGTTCAGGCTGCTGCAAGTTCAGCAAGTCCAATCGGAACATTCGAAGAAGCTTTAAATGGTGGATATGATCCTAACTACAATGCCAAATACTGGTTATACATTAATGAGGCCAGTGAAAGTAATTTCTTAGGAAAAGATATATTGCTATATAACTTTGATTATAGTAAGCCAGATAAAAAAATTGTTTCTTACAAATTTGAAATTAGAGAAAATGCTGAGCTGATCCCGGCCGGAGTACATAACTTGTCTTCAGGAATTGGATTCTTCTATAAGGCCTCTAATGGAACAGTACAAGAAGCAAAGCAGGGAGATGTTATTCCTGTAAGTTCAAAGTCATATAATTTATATTATGGAGCACCTGATAGAGGTTCTCTTGCAACTAAGGAAACAGAAACGCTTTCCAGAACGATGGTTGTTTACAACCCTGCAATTAGTAATTATATAGTTAGATTTGATCCAGATTGGAGAAAAGCAGATATTGAAGTTTATGATATGAGTGGTAAGCTTATTATCTCTAAAAAATCAGTTGATGCATCTAGGGATTTCGTAATTGAGCTAGACGGTTCAGTGAAGAGTTCTTACATTGTAAAAGTGGTTTCGGATAAAGGAGTAATAGTTAACACCAAAATCTTAAAATAA
- a CDS encoding signal peptidase codes for MKTINKLVFAFFLFATFLAKADIDDMPVPGGGGTGGHGTGGAPSSPIDMYVYLLSIVAFAFIAYYTKKYKSVKA; via the coding sequence ATGAAAACTATAAATAAACTAGTATTTGCGTTTTTTCTTTTTGCCACATTTTTGGCAAAGGCAGATATAGATGATATGCCAGTTCCAGGTGGAGGAGGTACCGGAGGACACGGTACCGGAGGAGCACCATCATCACCAATTGATATGTACGTATATTTACTTTCTATTGTAGCATTTGCATTCATTGCATACTATACAAAGAAGTATAAAAGCGTAAAAGCATAA
- a CDS encoding TlpA family protein disulfide reductase: MKKVYTLSAVLAAFALQAQFTVTVQASADFKDQDAILYTLNGSKDIIVTKEQSKNNTWTFKYPNHYMGMMKVYFPGTNNTISFISENKNVNLKLETQNNKVKEIVYLDEANDLMSKQQEGSQKKELILPALAQIKEYYKDNTEFGKALKLEIDRLSGKASSIDEAKHPFISYYNTNYSKFLSAPVDSAKKVDQEEIINFLDKSNDMLESSSLLRPVLVSYLNSGGNANVGASVDKLLDRLKVETPRGQTVLSELIDIFDVYDMDEFKNKYLSQAKNLKCTINDRLASTLKSNANVEMGAVFPNYKFQSATNTTAKSLHDIKADKKVIIFWSSTCSHCESELPKLLEKYNDLKTKNIQVVAFSLDVDKNSYTSKIAAFPWINDSELRGWNSNYVDTYNIHATPTYFILDANNKIISKPDHVGDVLEYFKLK; the protein is encoded by the coding sequence ATGAAAAAGGTTTATACACTATCTGCAGTTTTAGCTGCATTTGCTCTGCAGGCTCAGTTTACAGTTACGGTTCAGGCCTCCGCAGATTTTAAAGATCAGGATGCTATTCTATATACATTAAATGGTTCAAAAGATATTATTGTTACTAAAGAACAAAGCAAGAACAATACATGGACCTTTAAATATCCAAACCACTATATGGGGATGATGAAAGTTTATTTCCCCGGAACAAATAATACAATTAGTTTTATTTCTGAAAACAAGAATGTAAATCTTAAGCTTGAAACTCAGAATAATAAAGTTAAGGAGATTGTTTATTTGGATGAAGCCAATGATCTGATGAGTAAGCAGCAAGAGGGTTCACAAAAGAAAGAACTTATTCTGCCAGCTTTAGCCCAGATCAAAGAATATTATAAAGACAATACAGAATTTGGAAAAGCATTGAAATTGGAGATTGACAGACTTTCAGGGAAAGCTAGTTCAATTGATGAAGCAAAGCACCCATTCATTTCTTATTATAATACCAATTACAGTAAGTTTCTTTCTGCCCCTGTAGATTCTGCTAAAAAGGTAGATCAGGAAGAAATTATCAACTTTTTGGATAAGTCCAATGATATGCTGGAAAGTTCATCATTGCTGAGACCAGTATTGGTGTCTTATTTAAACTCTGGAGGTAACGCAAATGTTGGAGCTTCAGTTGATAAGCTTTTAGACCGTTTAAAGGTAGAGACGCCAAGAGGACAGACTGTATTATCTGAGCTTATAGACATCTTTGATGTATATGACATGGATGAGTTTAAAAATAAATATTTAAGCCAGGCCAAGAACCTTAAATGTACCATTAATGACAGACTTGCTTCTACCTTAAAATCTAATGCTAATGTGGAGATGGGAGCTGTTTTTCCTAATTATAAGTTTCAGTCAGCTACGAACACTACTGCTAAATCACTTCATGATATAAAAGCAGATAAAAAGGTTATTATTTTCTGGTCATCCACATGTTCACATTGTGAAAGTGAGCTTCCAAAGCTATTGGAAAAATACAATGATTTAAAAACAAAAAATATACAGGTTGTTGCTTTCTCTTTAGATGTTGACAAAAACTCTTATACCAGCAAGATTGCGGCATTTCCTTGGATCAATGATTCAGAATTGAGAGGATGGAATAGTAATTATGTAGATACCTACAATATTCATGCAACACCAACGTATTTTATTTTAGATGCTAACAATAAGATAATCAGCAAACCAGATCATGTTGGTGATGTTTTAGAGTATTTTAAGTTAAAATAA
- a CDS encoding type II toxin-antitoxin system HicB family antitoxin produces MLEHKDIKGTVEFDQETTMFFGKLIGVNGLVMYEAENAEEFAKNFITAVEDYIKMCEENEMPIKKEYKGIFNVRTSPEIHERLFTTSVERGVKLNTIINEAFDFYLKSQLQDKFAEKKYSSVKSMLGDCITQVYWEPSESDSYGKFLKKRILKHDCNNNVVVDKRNVSKFLEQKHHLTDNK; encoded by the coding sequence ATGCTTGAACATAAAGACATCAAGGGAACAGTAGAGTTCGATCAAGAAACTACAATGTTTTTTGGTAAACTAATAGGAGTAAATGGTCTTGTTATGTATGAAGCTGAGAACGCAGAAGAATTCGCCAAAAATTTTATCACTGCGGTTGAAGATTATATTAAAATGTGTGAAGAGAATGAAATGCCTATCAAAAAAGAATATAAAGGTATTTTCAATGTCAGAACTTCACCTGAAATTCATGAAAGGTTATTTACTACTTCGGTAGAGAGAGGCGTTAAATTAAATACAATTATAAATGAAGCATTTGATTTTTATTTAAAAAGTCAGTTACAGGATAAATTTGCAGAAAAAAAATATAGTTCTGTTAAGAGTATGTTAGGTGATTGTATAACTCAAGTCTATTGGGAGCCTAGTGAATCTGACTCTTATGGAAAATTTTTAAAAAAAAGAATCCTCAAACATGATTGTAATAATAATGTTGTAGTAGATAAAAGGAATGTATCCAAATTCCTAGAACAAAAGCATCATTTAACAGATAACAAATAA
- a CDS encoding hexulose-6-phosphate isomerase, with product MSKKDKLITRLKSKPKDFEYSELKSLLISLGYEENNKGGTSGSAVSFLNKTIESVIMLHKPHNPDILKHYQIKAVIEELENNNLI from the coding sequence ATGTCGAAAAAAGATAAACTTATCACTAGATTAAAATCAAAACCGAAAGATTTTGAATACTCAGAACTAAAGTCTTTATTAATATCTTTAGGATATGAAGAAAATAATAAAGGTGGGACATCTGGAAGTGCGGTATCATTTTTGAATAAAACTATTGAGAGTGTAATAATGTTACATAAACCACATAATCCAGATATTTTAAAACACTATCAAATAAAAGCAGTAATAGAAGAATTAGAAAACAATAACTTAATTTAA
- a CDS encoding HlyD family secretion protein produces the protein MKQDILDNIELRSESVQDILTQPPHWMIRWGNTMIFIIILLIFVMSYVIKYPEFVPAPIIVTSQNPPEKIEARIGTKIEKIFIKDHQQVKKHDVLIVMQSAANYKDILELKKIVDSISPNQLNSFPLAQASRYKLGELQGEYNSFAKAFQDEELFTRLQPYAPESLASNQSISEYKIRMATLRQQKNLESVKYDLSRKNFNRSQELFNQGVISAMELENEKIKYLQAQQNLENLNISISQAEEGISNINKTKSVTVINNEKEKITYSAQTLQLFEQLRKALKQWEQNYLVISSTDGIASFQQFFGENQFVKAGEPIVSILPSNKEKLVGRMSVPTVNSGKIVAGEKVLIKLDNYRFQEYGIIEGKVQNISLIPDDKGNYYVDVVLPKGLKTSYNKTLTFDKELRGSAEIVTQDLRLIERFFYQIRKLLGYQS, from the coding sequence ATGAAACAAGACATTTTAGACAATATTGAACTTCGCTCCGAAAGCGTACAGGATATTCTTACCCAGCCACCCCATTGGATGATACGCTGGGGAAATACAATGATTTTCATCATCATCCTACTTATTTTTGTGATGAGCTACGTCATAAAGTATCCGGAATTTGTACCGGCTCCCATTATTGTAACCTCCCAAAATCCACCTGAGAAAATAGAGGCTAGAATTGGAACCAAAATTGAAAAAATATTTATCAAGGACCATCAGCAAGTAAAAAAACATGATGTATTGATCGTAATGCAGTCAGCAGCCAATTATAAAGATATTTTAGAGCTGAAGAAGATTGTGGATTCTATTTCTCCCAATCAACTAAATTCTTTTCCTCTTGCACAGGCATCAAGATATAAACTTGGAGAGCTACAGGGCGAATACAACAGCTTTGCAAAAGCTTTTCAGGATGAAGAACTTTTCACAAGGTTACAGCCGTATGCTCCGGAAAGCTTAGCCAGCAATCAAAGTATTTCTGAGTATAAAATAAGAATGGCTACCTTAAGGCAACAGAAGAACCTGGAATCAGTAAAATATGATTTGAGCAGAAAGAACTTCAACAGATCTCAGGAACTTTTCAACCAGGGAGTAATTTCTGCGATGGAACTTGAAAATGAGAAAATCAAATATCTTCAGGCTCAACAAAATCTTGAAAACCTTAATATTTCTATCTCTCAAGCAGAAGAAGGCATTTCCAATATTAATAAAACCAAAAGTGTAACGGTTATTAACAATGAAAAAGAAAAGATTACATACTCTGCACAAACGCTACAGCTTTTTGAACAGCTTCGAAAAGCCTTAAAGCAATGGGAACAAAACTATCTTGTCATTTCATCCACAGATGGTATTGCCAGTTTTCAGCAATTTTTTGGTGAAAATCAGTTTGTAAAAGCCGGAGAGCCTATCGTATCTATCCTGCCAAGCAATAAAGAGAAATTAGTAGGCAGAATGTCTGTTCCTACAGTAAACTCAGGAAAGATTGTAGCTGGCGAAAAGGTATTGATCAAATTAGATAATTATCGTTTTCAGGAATATGGTATCATCGAAGGAAAAGTTCAGAACATTTCCCTTATTCCTGATGATAAAGGAAACTACTATGTAGATGTGGTATTGCCTAAAGGATTAAAGACAAGCTATAATAAAACGCTTACCTTTGATAAAGAACTTAGGGGTAGTGCGGAGATCGTAACTCAGGATCTAAGGTTAATTGAAAGATTCTTCTATCAGATCAGAAAGCTACTAGGATATCAGTCCTAA